A window of Rosa rugosa chromosome 7, drRosRugo1.1, whole genome shotgun sequence genomic DNA:
GAGccaaagaaaatggaattttGTACTAATACATTTAGAGACTTGAAAAGAGAAatatcaacaacaatctcttttACGTTATATCTTTTAGAATAACTTTGGACGATAAATTTTTACAACTGGTAAGACTATATTATGATAATGTACAAGGTTAAGTAAGAAAATTTGTGAAATTAATGGGAACTAAGACATTGAATTAGATATAATGACTCACAGAGAGACAATTTATCATTGTTTTCCTCTTTTGGTTCTTTCGGTTTTCTGATAGCCACCCAAAATGGGAATTACTTAATCAGGGTGCGTACGAAACCCTACATGATTTCGAAAAGACACTATCACAGCTCACTGAATGCAACTAGTCCAATCCAGCCACACACCAAATTTGTATCATACAACTTCTAAAGCCAGACAAAGAGTGATTCATCCAAATTTACAACCCAAAAATCATGTTTATGGTTCACTGCACGTAATTTACACCTCCATTATTGAGTTTGAGTCGTCCTTCTCAAACTTAGTCATCTTCTTCAAGCCTATCTGTAATTAATCAGGATTGAAACTCAATTCTTGCtattctcaaaaataaaaaagaaactcacTCCTTGCACGTCTTATGAGGATAATGGGTTATCTTCTTTCTTGAATCGACAATTTTCGATTACTTAATCCAATCTATATCCTTTAAATTCTGGTAttctgaaagaaaaagaaaaaaacaatataACTTGTCATAAAGTAGGGTTTGATATCACCATGGCAACCATTCTCCATTGCTTATTAGAGATTTGGAATTCAATACACAGAGGTTGCtatcttttcttgtttttaattCTTTCACCTTTTCTGGGTCGGTGCCCTCGTTTTAGTGGAGTTACTTTGTTATAGTTATAATACACAGACATCATACATCAGTATATGAACCATAGCTTGAAATAAGCGTAGCTTCAAGAGTATCCCACAAGAACAATCCATACAAATCATTAGTGCATCATAACCCGGATATAATTATATGGTTTTAGGTCATTTTTATATTGTTGTATGATTGAGACCTTTCAAGCAACGAGAGCACAAAGCagaaataaacaatttttttaaAGTTAGTGAACTAAtaagtcacacattttgctgcCAAAAGAAACTAGGATGAGAAAGATAATCTAATTATTGGATAAATTACTAGTATACTAAATAGCTCAAATGAAAACCTGCTAAAAGATGTTGGTATAGCACCAtgccaagaaaaacaaaagttggACCATCAATCCAGGACCGCTCATTTCTACCTATCTGGAAAACAGTTTAGGGCTACAAAAGCCAAGACATTACCTACTCTTGGGAAAGTTACACCCACTTCTCTTTTTCATTTCAAAGCAAAaagttttttgtttcttatctttatttttgttctttCCCCCCTTATAATGAGCTTAGCAGTCCACTGTGCATAGTAGAATAGGGAACCCAGAAGGGGTACTTTTAAAGAAAGCAATTTGATCAAGAGATGGGCCAAACATAAGGGAGTTTTGGTTAGATCAACTTAACAATTTCCTTTGAACTCTCCTAAAAGATCATTAGGAGGATGGCAATCACACAACACAAGAAGTAAATTTTCTGCATAACTGATCTACATTGAAAAAATCTTGTTCTAAACTTGTATCACAACAACAAAATTAATAATGTGTCAAATGAGTGATTCCTACAACCTCATACTTTTTCCTGGGAGCTTGGGACCTTGACTTCTGGTTTTTGTTCTTCACTCACCGTGGTAGGTTCATCAGTGAGAACCTCTGTATTAGGCTCAGGTTCTTTTTTAAGTTCTGTCTCAAACTCCTTTGCAGCCTGCAAAGTTCACCAATCAATCAGATACACAAGGATAAATGAGTTAAGCAGAAGATAGAAATGATATATCACTGTGTTACCCTTTGTAGTTATTCCATTATTTGCATATTAAAGCACATTGATAAAATGCAGCAACACTTAAATCAGTCTTTGATCAGGCGTAAGCACACTACAAAGGAACCACATAAATTAtatattcttatttgttctttcCTTCTTCCCCTTCTATGAgtgcaaataaaatataatcaTTTTAAAGTGGGAGTGGGACTAATATTTCCTTGGGAATTGATAACCCCACTATGATATACAGACTTTTACTGGTCTAAAATGATTCGACCGATATTTACAGCTACTCTGTTGATTAACAACTAATGAGCCCCTGGTTTCCTAGTACTAGCTTGAGCTGAAGCTCTCAAAAAATACTAGCTTGAGTTCCTTCTACAAAGAATCAATTTTGTATATGAACGCTTCAATTCCCGCCACTTGCTGATAAAACCAAGTAAAAATTCAAAGGGAAAAGTGAAGTACAATTAGGGTTATGGTTTAGTATATGATAGGGTTATGGTTTAGTACAACTAGCTTGAGTTCCTTCTACAAAGAATCAATTTTGTATATGAACGCTTCAATTCCCGCCACTTGCTGATAAAACCAAGTAAACATTCAAAGGGAAAAGTGAAGTACAATTAGGGTTATGGTTTAGTATTTTTAAAATATGGGTGTGTAACTTGAGATTGTCACTGAATAACTCACTCCTGACTAAATGCAACAAAACTAACCAACTTGTTATCTAAATGCATCCATCTGATCACCTCAGATTAAGGTGTTCTGCATAACTCAGGCCAAATTTAGAGTGTGTACAGACTACAGACTACCATAGTGCACAGGCACCAGCAGGATATCCCATAAGCCAAGAAAACTAGGGAAATAAATTTGTCCTGCTGAGCAAAAGAAACAAGGATTTCACCAATTTAGGAGAAAACCTTTACAATTTGGTACAAAGGAAGGACGATATGATTATAAAGACaggattttcttttttctttttaattttttcttttggataaGTAGAAACATTTAAAAATggagaggatggagaggagtgTGTGTTTTTGCTCATAATATTTAGTGAGCAGAAAGGAACGAAGCATTTCCCTCTTTGGTACTGCATATTAGAAGGTAAAGAAATTGTAGAATTTTCTTGTGAATAACCTTTAATTCACTTTCCAATCTTAAATCATCCCTACAAACAGACAGTCAAGGTGTTTGAGAGGTGGTGAGGGAGTGTGAATACTAACGTCCCTTCATTTTTGCCTCTATATCACAGTAGAAGAACTTTTACTTTCTGTGTCCCTTGATCCTAGTTCTTTTTTACCCGTTTTATGTGTAATGAGTGATAGAGATTTAGTAACACAGATCGATATCATCAATCTTActgtcattttcattttcaactcAATTTCTAACTCCAATACCAGAACTCTACCACAACCCACCTAAGGTGAAACTAATGTCCTACATACAAAATGCTGTAAAATCTACCTTAGTTTCTTTTGTAAGAGAGAGGTATTTTCATACAATTATTGAGTGTAATCTATGCAAAAAGAAGACAAAACCAAATACTACAAGAAATGAAATAATCTACTATAATATTCAACATGTACAGAGTACACTACACATCAACAGTTGTGCCTATCGCAAAACTATGGCAGACAGGGAATGATGGCTTCCAATGCATGTACATCTCAAACAAACTTTTTACAACTAATTTCACGAAGACATATACAAGGCAGAAACAACAAATCACAAAGACATATACAAGGCAGAAACAACAAATTACTAAAGGCGTAAAGCTTTCAATTCCACAACAACCAACAATCTGAGAGATTCCAGTAATTGCCCCATCGACATAACATACAGTTGATTGAGAAGTAATGGATTATCCGAACTCTTAACTTTTCACCATTTGATACCAATAGTATAAAGAATTTCCTAAACCCAACACTAATACAGCTACCTAAATTTAATTTACTTCATATTGAACAATGAACAGAAGTTCTAAGCTAGAACTGGCCTTCTTCCTATCAGTTAAAGCATAGTGCAAGTAACTTATTGTCCTTTCTAATTTTTTCAATTAACTCCCCCATTTCTGGTGCAATCAAAGTAGCTCAATCAACCTAAGTACCCAATTGCATAATATAAAACCTTTATCAATAGAATTAAACATTCTTGACTTTGTTCCCTATTTCCACATATGCATACAACAAAAGACCCCAAAAGGCTATAACTTTCATCAATTTTCTAAACAACAAAACAGATCCAGGCAATGAAATCTACCTGTTGGAAGCTCTTGATAGTCTTCCCTAAACTCTTGCCCACTTCAGGTAACTTCTTGGGTCCAAAAACCAGAGCAGCCACCCCAGCAATAACAGCAAGCTCAGGCACCCCAAGACCAAACAAAGCATTACAAGTGAGACCCTTCTTGGCTCTTTCAGTTCTGGTTCTGATTCTGCTCCTGCCCCCAACCAAACCCCTGCTGTTGACCTTGTTTTTGGTCATGAACAAATTGGTGCCGCCATTGTTGGTCAAAAAGGTGGACTGGGATGAAGAGAAAGGAACTGAAGGTGGAAATCTTGGAGTGGATAGAGTTAAAGATGAGATCTCCATTTCTGCTCCTAACTTTTGGCTTGTGGGTTTTGGAGATTTTGGAGCTTTCGGTTGAATTTGTGTGTTTTTAAACTGCGGAGGATTAGATAACATCGAAAGGGGAAGGTGGCTTCAGCAATATACTATTCTCTGTTTTATCTTGGTGGGACCTTAACAAATATATTTGACCAATGATTTTCACATGGGCAACTCTTACTTTCATCTTTTGACAATAAATTCTCCTATTCTGTTcagtaaaaacagaaaagatcCGACCTTTATTAACTTTTTTGCAGAGGTATATATACACCTACTCTGCTTTCAGTTTCTGGGTTTGTCTCTCCTCTGAAGTTCAATAAAATTCTACACATGGGCTACTCTACTTTCATGTTTTGACATTTTAAACCAATTTCATCGAGTAAAAACAGAAAAGGTCTGACCTTTATTTACTTTTGCCAAAGTTAATTATACCCACATGCACCATCTGCCAAGACTCagatctctctccctcttaaacCTGAAACTAAAATCCACACACCAATTGAAGCAAGCCCATGCCCAGTTGATTACCAATGGTCTCAAATCAACTTCCATATATGGCAAGCTAATCCAGCAATGCTGTGCCTTATCAGACCCAGAAAGCACCAGCCTTTATGCCCATTTAGTATTCAAACACTTTGATGAGCCTAATCTGTTCCTGTTGAACACTTTGATTAGATGTACTCAACCTAAAGActccatttttgtttttgccAATTGGGTTTCTAAAGCAAGCTTGTGTTTTGATGACTTTACCTACAAGTTTGTTCTTGGAGCTTGTGCTAGATTACCTTCAATACCAACATTAGTAGTAGGTAGAGAAGTTCATGCCCGGATAGTAAAAGAGGGCATCATATCAAACATTTTAGTGCAAACCACTTTACTACATTTTTATGCTAGTAATAAGGACCTTGATTCGGCACGtaaggtgttcgatgaaatgacTGAGAGAAATAGTGTTACGTGGAATGCAATGATCACGGGGTACTCTTCGCAAAGAGAAAGTGTCCGGGATGCATTGCTGTTGTTTCGGGACATGTTGGATGGCGAGTCTGGAGTGAAACCTACTGATACTACTATGGTTTGTGTTCTCTCCGCGGCTTCTCAGTTGGGTGTGCTGGAAACTGGTGCTTGTGTACATGGTTATGTAGAGAAGGCAATGCCTGCTCCTGATGGTGATGTTTTTATGGGTTCTGGTCTTGTTGATATGTACTCGAAATGTGGAAGTGTTGATAGTGCTCTAACCATTTTTAAGCGAATGAAACAGAGAAATGTCTTGACTTGGACAGCAATGGCAACCGGGCTAGCTATTCATGGTAAGGGGAGTGAAGCACTGGAGCTTTTGGATGTAATGAAAGCTCATGGAACAAACCCAAATGAAGTGACTTTCACCAGCTTGCTTTCGGCTTGCTGCCATGTCGGGCTTGTTGAAGAAGGCCTGCATTTGTTCCATATGATGAAGACCAAGTTTGGAGTCACCCCTCATATGCAGCATTACGGTTGCATAGTTGACCTGCTTAGCCGAAGTGGGCATTTGAATGAGGCCTATGACTTTATAGTAGCAATGCCAGTTGAACCTGATGCTGTCTTGTGGAGGAGTTTGCTAAGTGCATGCAAAGTTCATGGGAATGTCGCAATGGGAGAGAAGGTTGGGAGGAAGCTGCTTCGCATCCAGCTGACGCAGAGTTCTGCAGATGGAACTCCAAAGAGTGAAGACTATGTAGCTTTGTCAAACATTTATGCTTATGCCGAAAAGTGGGATGCTGTGGAGATGGTGAGAGAGGAGATGAAGGTCATGGGAATTGAAAACAAAGCTGGCTCTAGTTCTGTTCAGACTACTAGCAATCATGCCTTGGATGGGTTGTAGTTGCTAGGAAGTGAAGCTGCAAAGCATTGAGCTTGCGAAGACACCATTAGCATCTGCAATAGAAATTTGCAGAGTTTAACTCTCTAAGTTTCCGCCTTTCCGGTAGAATTACTTGCAGTTTTAACAATTGGTAATGTCTAATGTAATCAAGGCTGTTTACCCATGGACCCTTTGTCTAATGTAAACTAGTTCTTCTGAGTTTTAAaccatcttttatttttttggtttcgCCATGAGAAAATACTCATGCCACCAACTGACCCCTTTTTTTAAGTATCATATCTTACTTTGCTCCATCAGCCCTTAACCCAATTATCAAGTAGTTGGTGAACCTGGCTGTGACTGTCTAATTTCTCTCCTACGCAACAGTACTACATGTCGTTTTCATCCGGGGTGAGAGATGAGCTGCATACATTTTGTTACTAACAGCTGAACTAATTAGAATTTCTATGCAAATAAATCACTGATGCAGTAATCAGCTCTCAAGCAGAGACATTTACCGGCTTATGGAAGCAATGTGATTAATAGTCTTTTCCATGCATGGCATCACATGACGAGGTAGATGGTAAAAATATCCATCAATGTAGTTGGGGTAAGTGATAGGAATTTTTACATAACTAAGCCCCAAAATAATATTGCAACAGCATTCTTCAATAAATCCTTCCTCATGCTTTGATGATCATTGAGCTTGTAAACTATTGCTCTCCACCGCGGATCCGCTTCTGGAGATGCTCTAAGCTAGCAACTCGCGGTAAGGAAAGTGTTCGTCCCATCTTGTTTCCCACCACTTCTGTTGATGTTGCTGCAGAAGTCTGCTGCGCATTTTCAACTGAAGGGGTATTATCTGCCAAATCATTGTTGCCTCTGAAGTCAGTTGGCATAGAGTTAGTGGAAGCAGGTTGGAAATAGTGATGGTTTGGGTCATCTTGCACGGGAACAGCAGCATCTGCTGATGTTTCTGAAGGGCTTCCATCAAATGGTGCCATGCTGATTGAGGACACATCTGACATAGTATACAAAGAGTTTGATCCGGTTAGTCTTTTCACCGTCTCCTCAGCCATCTTTACCTGGAAAGGAAAACAACAAAATCACATCAATTTTTGCCCCATCTTGAACCAATACTTGTGTATATCTAGATTCTTTTTTGCCCCCATGTTACCTTTGCTCTCAATGTTTCAATATCAGCTCTCAAAACTCTGTTGTCAACAGATGCTTCATTGTACTTCTGGTTTATATCAGTCAGACGCTTCAATAAAGAGGAGTTCTCAACTCTTAATTGAGATGCCTGTATAACATTGAGTAAAAAGATCAGAAGACAGAAACTACACATGCAAGAACAATGACTCCAAGAGGTGGCAAGTAAATAGCAGTCTGAACCTGTGTCTCAAGCTCAGTCAAATGGGcctgctttcttcttcttgagcGTCTAGCTGATTCTCTATTAGAGAGCATTCTGGAAACAACCACAAATTAGTGCAAGGGAGTGGAACGAACTTTATTCAAAGTCAGAAAAGTAAACCCATCATGCATCTTAACAATTTCACTAGTccaaaaagagaaaaggaaacATCATTTTGTTTTCCATGCATGCATAGACTTGGAACCAAACAAGCATAACTACTAAAAATTAAGTCGTTGACAGTTCTGGTACTATTTCTTTGAGGAACTTTACCAAGATGGGATAGGATATCTGTGTTAGCAACTCTCATGAAACAAGTTAAGATCACAATAATGAGATTGACCTATACCATTTCCTTCAGAAACTAGTTCCCCGGCCCCCAGTACCTAAAGAATACAAAAGCCTATAAAACCACCATTAGAAAAGTTTGTTACCTCCTCACACGTTTCACATCAGTAGGGTCCATATTTTCAGTCATTGCAGTTTCTCCTTCAACTTCCTCATAATCTGAGAGTTCTCTTGATGATCCACTTGTTGCTTGCCTTATTGAAGCCCCAGATCTACTCTGTATCGTTGGCAATAAAGGAATTCCAAGTGGTGCAGTAGCATTCTTATCATATGACCTGCATAAATCATTCCCAGCTCCTACATGGGTAACAGGAAAAAGTGGATGATATTCCGAGTACATAACTTCTTATCAAGACATACTCAGCTCTATAAATACTCAATGGAGAAACCCAATCTAAGAAAAGTAGAAGGAATAAGATCAAAAGTGGATGCCTTTGCAGAGATGCTCCTATATCTAGACATGGTATACATCATACAATTAAACATATACCATTGTAAATGCATAAAAAGAGAAATGCAAACCTTCAAGGGGGGCTTGAGAACCCAGTTGCAAAGCATCGGAAGCCTGTTGCCCACTGTCAGCTAAAGAAGCAGAATCTTGAGCTTTCACTAAAGATCCCTATGACACGACCAGAACATATCAGCTAGCGTCTATCTATACAGAAAAGAGCATTGCCTCAAATCTATTTCAACCCAAGATAAACGAAGAGGAAAGATCACACGCAAAACAAAATATGAGACGCGATCACACATTTATTGGGATCGGTACACTATGCTAATTTCGGGATTTTAACTTTCATATCAAAAGCTCTTTATAGTTCAGCAATGATTCAATTTAATCAGATAACAGAGAAAGCTTCACACTTTCAAAGGCCAGACACTTTAAGTAGCCTAATTAGCAAAGACAGTGATCTATTCATTATGATATTACAAACCTGGTTACTCGGTAATATCTACTGTCTAAAATGCTAACCCTTATCCTTATTTGGATCCCTTGTCTTGGTTTGGTCAATCATCAAACAGGGTACTGCTCTTCTTTCATATAACTCCTTGCCTTAGGATCTACCCCTTGTTTTCTTTCTGAAAAATTACATCCACTCCAGAAAAAATTTACTTTTGCTATTACAATGAAGGACCCACAAATCCACAACCAAATTTCCCAGTCAAACTAAAATAATTTCTTTTAACTTTTCTCCCTCCTCTTCTTGTTCATTCTATGAGGCCCAACATCGACCAATCTCAGCCTAAATCTACCCACCTAAACAGTAACAGAGAAACACACACCAAACAAACCAGTACAAAACCTTCATCCCTCTAGAACAATAAAAAACTACTCCTAAATCTTACATTCACCAACAATCAAAACACAgtcaaaagtaaaaaaagaCTCCAACTTTATCCAAACCCACCTACTAAAATCACCATATCTACCAAGTTACCAAGTCCCAGTTCAGTTTTAACCAGAttttcacaaaacccagaaagaaaagcACTAACCTTTACACGAGACAAGGCCACAGCAGCACAAGCCAGATCGAGCTTGGTCTTGAGGAAGGCCTGGTACTCCTCAGAATCAACAGGAACATTAGGAGCCTTAAACGGCGCCGCACTGCTGTTAGTGTTTGTGGGGTTTGGCCCATTTGGTAAGGCCATACTTGTTGCATTGACCTTGGTTTCTTCAACATCATTTTGAGCTTGTGAGGAAGATGAAGGTGAAACAGAGGCTTCTTGTTGGAGAAAACGCTGGAAGGCCCACTCTGAAGCGCTCCTGTTCATTTTGGAAagctcatcttcatcttcattcacATTAGTTCCAGGTGGTACTggtgcagaagaagaagaagaccagaGATGGTCTGACATTTCACCCATGGAAGAGAACACCCTAtccatcttttgtttttctctctcctaTTGTCTAGTTTGGATTTTATCTGATTTGGGATCCTTTAATATGTCTACTTTTACTATCACTATGGAAAATTGGGAATCAATTGATGTGTATTAAATGGGAAATTTTTACGTTTGTTTTTTGATGGTGAGATGGAGATTTTCTGTATTGATTATGGCAAATTTTTTGGATAATTATATTCTGTGGGGTCCTTGAAAAAACtaaaattcaaaagaaaattgataGGGAAAACGTTTGTGGTTTTGTGGGGGAGATCTTTGTGGGGGAAATGAGGTTTTGCTAGTTTTCTTTCCTATCTATGGTGTTCACACAATTTGGAAAATCAAAATTTGGGTTGGTTCTTGGTATATGGATGGAAGAATTGACATGTTTGGAAACTTGATTAAATGGATTGATTCACATTTGAGAATTTAGGTGAGTTATGATAGGGTTTTTGCAAGACTTATTCAAAGTGTTTGAATACATAGAACTCATTCAAGATGGATCAAGGAAAGCAGAGGATGTGGTAATGTTAAAAACGTTTCTAAGTAAGGCACATGACAGAATAGTAATATCTCACCGTATATATGAGCATTTGAATCTCATCTCACGTTTAAtacatatataaagaaaaatcGAATTTGAGACCTCATCTAATATTATGAAGAGAAAAATCACTAGATAAATAGTTAGTTTTGTATTAATGACGTTCAAGCCTTATCTTTCCACTCTGATTAGAAACTGAAGCAAACAAATGATAGATGTGGTAAGTAGTAATCAAGTCATGTCCATccttttttaatcatatctttGATTTCTTTCGGCTCAAGGAAACATCAAAATGGCTCTTCCTTTAAATGTGAAAGGAAGAGAAGACTAGTTCTTTCAGATTGGAGGAGTGATTTGCAAGCTAAGAAGAGGGGATGCGGCGGCTCTTTTTCCATTCCATAATCCTCTTGTGGATAAACACTAAATCTCCCCCACACACTTTCTTTGAGGGTCCAATATGTTCTCATTTTTAAGGCACCTAAAGTCCCATTTGTCTCTTCCTCTTTGCTCCTCTTGGTGCTCCTACCACTAGACTTTAGCCTTTGTAACTTTTTGCTTTCAATTCCTTGGACCCTTAccataattaaacaaaaattgaCCTATCACCCTGTCCCTGTGCTTTTTCTTTTGAGCCAGTATAGGCCCCAAGTTACTGTATTTTATAAAGgttccattgatgaatgaaaTGCGTCAAACACTTGTGGCGGACGTCCATTGGAAGGTTCTTtcacgattttttttttttgggggggttAGAATTAACTAATCTCCGTTTGCCTTCAAGCTTATCCATAATGATCTTTAAGTAGGGAAAGGTCATTTTCAGATGCACAAAGACAAACCAAAGAGTGGCAAGGACCAATATATTTTACTGAAGTAGAATAACACCCAAATTGCATTGGTATTTATAAATAGACGCACAAGGAATCTAGAATACACAGATGTAGCAAACCAACTGCAAGCTGTCTGTAATATAGCACTTGGTGTGCACAAAGGCAAAGAGCATATATGGTATCAAATGCAAAACTTATTTGGCGACCTGATGAGTAAAACATAACCAAATACGTAACGCTGATCAACGCCTGTCTCCTGCCACGGATTCGGCAGAGAAGAGGTACTTGACTCGCGAAAGAACTGAGTCACTCGCAGGGTCGTACGGATGATCCTTGGAAGGGATTTCCAATATAGCTGGAACTGGCTTGTTGTAGCTATCAACTAGAAACCTTATCATGTTTGCCACCTGGTAAGAAAGAAGGGAAAAGTCATAATTCTCATCCTGAACTTAAGCACATAAGGACATTACCTTGCAAACCAAAGAAGCCATAACCATAAGTTGAAGTACTTCTTCAGAGTATGAGAACTTACGTATTGACTGATTAAGACAATTGCAATGTCATCCTTTGTGGTAAACTC
This region includes:
- the LOC133720436 gene encoding light-inducible protein CPRF2, which produces MDRVFSSMGEMSDHLWSSSSSAPVPPGTNVNEDEDELSKMNRSASEWAFQRFLQQEASVSPSSSSQAQNDVEETKVNATSMALPNGPNPTNTNSSAAPFKAPNVPVDSEEYQAFLKTKLDLACAAVALSRVKGSLVKAQDSASLADSGQQASDALQLGSQAPLEGAGNDLCRSYDKNATAPLGIPLLPTIQSRSGASIRQATSGSSRELSDYEEVEGETAMTENMDPTDVKRVRRMLSNRESARRSRRRKQAHLTELETQASQLRVENSSLLKRLTDINQKYNEASVDNRVLRADIETLRAKVKMAEETVKRLTGSNSLYTMSDVSSISMAPFDGSPSETSADAAVPVQDDPNHHYFQPASTNSMPTDFRGNNDLADNTPSVENAQQTSAATSTEVVGNKMGRTLSLPRVASLEHLQKRIRGGEQ
- the LOC133720435 gene encoding pentatricopeptide repeat-containing protein At3g18970; translation: MHHLPRLRSLSLLNLKLKSTHQLKQAHAQLITNGLKSTSIYGKLIQQCCALSDPESTSLYAHLVFKHFDEPNLFLLNTLIRCTQPKDSIFVFANWVSKASLCFDDFTYKFVLGACARLPSIPTLVVGREVHARIVKEGIISNILVQTTLLHFYASNKDLDSARKVFDEMTERNSVTWNAMITGYSSQRESVRDALLLFRDMLDGESGVKPTDTTMVCVLSAASQLGVLETGACVHGYVEKAMPAPDGDVFMGSGLVDMYSKCGSVDSALTIFKRMKQRNVLTWTAMATGLAIHGKGSEALELLDVMKAHGTNPNEVTFTSLLSACCHVGLVEEGLHLFHMMKTKFGVTPHMQHYGCIVDLLSRSGHLNEAYDFIVAMPVEPDAVLWRSLLSACKVHGNVAMGEKVGRKLLRIQLTQSSADGTPKSEDYVALSNIYAYAEKWDAVEMVREEMKVMGIENKAGSSSVQTTSNHALDGL
- the LOC133721099 gene encoding V-type proton ATPase subunit F, whose amino-acid sequence is MAGRAAIPNKSSALIAMIADEDTITGFLLAGVGNVDLRRKTNYLIVDSKTTMKQIEDAFKEFTTKDDIAIVLISQYVANMIRFLVDSYNKPVPAILEIPSKDHPYDPASDSVLSRVKYLFSAESVAGDRR
- the LOC133720437 gene encoding sec-independent protein translocase protein TATA, chloroplastic: MLSNPPQFKNTQIQPKAPKSPKPTSQKLGAEMEISSLTLSTPRFPPSVPFSSSQSTFLTNNGGTNLFMTKNKVNSRGLVGGRSRIRTRTERAKKGLTCNALFGLGVPELAVIAGVAALVFGPKKLPEVGKSLGKTIKSFQQAAKEFETELKKEPEPNTEVLTDEPTTVSEEQKPEVKVPSSQEKV